From the genome of Anaerolineae bacterium:
CCGCCAGCAGTCGGCGCGCGGCCGGCACCAGTTCCCGCGGCAGGTCCTTATCCTCCATCATCACCGCCGCGCCGCGCTCCATCAGAAACCGCGCGTTGGCGTACTGATGCTGGCCCGAATACGGATAGGGCACCAGCACGCTGGGCAGGCCGAAGGCGGGGAATTCCCCCAGGGTGGAAGCGCCGGCGCGCGACACCACCAGGTCCGCCGCCGCCAGCGCGCATCCCATCTCCTCTTCCAGATACTCGAACACGAGATAATGCGCCTGGAGCTCCGCCGGCATTTTGGCCCGCGCCTCCGCCACCCAGGGATAATCCAGACTGCCCGTGATATGCACCACATCCGCCATTTCCAGCAGGCTGGCCGCCCCTTGGACCACTGCCCGGTTGATACTGCGTGCGCCCTTGCTCCCGCCAAAGGCCAGCAGTATCGGGCGGTTGCCCTTCAGCCCCAGCCGGCGGAGCGCTTCATCCTTCCCCACCTTCAGCAGTTCCGGCCGCACAGGATAGCCGGTCACTACGGTCTTGCCCGGCGGGAAAAAGGCCTGCACCTCCGGGAAGGTCACCGCCACCTTCGGCACCAGCCGGCTGAGGAACTTGACCGTCAGGCCCGGCTCCGCATCCGGCAGGAAGATCAGCGCCGGCACGGCCGCCAGGCGGGCGGCGATGAGCACCGGCGCCGCGCCATAACCTCCCGTCGTGAAGACCACATGCGGGCGGAACCCCTTCAGTAGCCGGCGCGCCTGCCCGATGCCGCGCGCCAGCCGCACCAGGCTCCGGGCGACATCCCACGGCGCCCGCCCCCGCATCTGGCCGCTCTCCACGGTCTCGAACGGGATATCGGCGCGCGCCGCAAGGCGGGCTTCCACACTGCCCGGCATGCCGGTATACACCAGGTTCAGCCCATCCCCTTCCTGCCGACGCAGTGCTTCAACGACGGCCAGGATGGGATAGACGTGTCCGCCGGTTCCGCCACCACACAGCACTGCTCGCATGTCCGGCACCTTCCTCACCGGTCGCATATCGCGATATATTCAGCAGAACCCCCACGCCGGCCAGCGCGCTGATCAGCGAAGAACCGCCGTAACTCAGGAACGGGAGCGGCATGCCAGTCACCGGCGCCGCGCCGACCGCTACCGCAATGTTAATGAACGCCTGCAGGGTCAGCCACACCGTAATGCCCAGCGCCATCAGCATGCTCATCATATCCGGCGCGCGACGCGCAATCTCCAGCCCCTTGCACGCGATCCACATATACACGCCCAGCACCACCAGTGCTCCCACCAGGCCGAACTCTTCGCCGATCACGGCGAAGATACCGTCCGAATGGGGCAGGATCACGTTGGCTTTGACCTCACCGCCGGCCAACCCCTTGCCGAAGATGCCGCCGGCCCGCAGGCTCTGGATGAACCAGTACGCCTGGTCATCGGGGTCCACCCATGATGGCTGGCTCCACCGATTGATAAAGCTTTCCGTGCGATCCCGGGCATAGCCGGCGGAGAAAATGGTGATCCCCGCCACCAGCACGATCACCAGCAGGATAACCGCCACTTCCTTCGGATGTGCGCCGGCGATGACGAACATCGCGACCGCCACTATGAGCAGGAGAAGCGCCGTACTCTTATCCGGCTGGGCGAAAATCAAACCACCT
Proteins encoded in this window:
- the murG gene encoding undecaprenyldiphospho-muramoylpentapeptide beta-N-acetylglucosaminyltransferase — protein: MRAVLCGGGTGGHVYPILAVVEALRRQEGDGLNLVYTGMPGSVEARLAARADIPFETVESGQMRGRAPWDVARSLVRLARGIGQARRLLKGFRPHVVFTTGGYGAAPVLIAARLAAVPALIFLPDAEPGLTVKFLSRLVPKVAVTFPEVQAFFPPGKTVVTGYPVRPELLKVGKDEALRRLGLKGNRPILLAFGGSKGARSINRAVVQGAASLLEMADVVHITGSLDYPWVAEARAKMPAELQAHYLVFEYLEEEMGCALAAADLVVSRAGASTLGEFPAFGLPSVLVPYPYSGQHQYANARFLMERGAAVMMEDKDLPRELVPAARRLLADESRRLEMGRKAAALAQPGAAERIAAELRRLAAGGEG
- a CDS encoding cell division protein FtsW, translated to AGLRRWLESKRWDNALDLSNFAGTDWALLVAVLGLSCLGVLMIYSASLPGRFVPLNESLNYYAVRQILWMVIGLAAMGLFWTVRYSFWKEWSVELLIGSISVLLLVLLVGDKRYNATRTLFNGSLQPSEFVKLAMILYAAIWLSSKKDKLQSFSFGLIPYGFMFGVVGGLIFAQPDKSTALLLLIVAVAMFVIAGAHPKEVAVILLVIVLVAGITIFSAGYARDRTESFINRWSQPSWVDPDDQAYWFIQSLRAGGIFGKGLAGGEVKANVILPHSDGIFAVIGEEFGLVGALVVLGVYMWIACKGLEIARRAPDMMSMLMALGITVWLTLQAFINIAVAVGAAPVTGMPLPFLSYGGSSLISALAGVGVLLNISRYATGEEGAGHASSAVWWRNRRTRLSHPGRR